Proteins encoded by one window of Crassostrea angulata isolate pt1a10 chromosome 9, ASM2561291v2, whole genome shotgun sequence:
- the LOC128162268 gene encoding complement C1q subcomponent subunit C-like, giving the protein MIVAEQQSKIQLLEKKLESVSEQNRKTEFNFNTDPEVLREKMNPSQTNVPETFNKTNAISNRHFGGRRNARLLSSSPSTQNIGFTASRQDGSTVHENGIIVFETTITNAGSAYNPTTGIFQAPVSGLYVFFYDIECSKTNGNTYVELVRDGARTGVQAYCHGLGDFDNSATLGVLHLGAGDTVWLRLYDVDNRTFGGKTLFSGFLL; this is encoded by the exons ATGATTGTTGCTGAACAGCAATCAAAAATTCAATTACTGGAGAAGAAACTGGAATCGGTTTCCGAACAGAACCGGAAGACAGAGTTTAATTTCAACACAGATCCGGAAGTACTCAGAGAAAAGATGAACCCGTCACAGACAAATGTTCCGGAGACTTTTAACAAG acTAATGCAATCTCAAATAGACATTTTGGAGGAAGAAGAAATGCTAGATTAC TTTCCTCATCTCCGTCAACGCAAAACATCGGATTCACGGCATCACGACAAGATGGTTCTACCGTTCACGAAAACGGAATTATCGTATTCGAAACAACAATAACGAATGCGGGATCGGCATACAACCCAACGACAGGGATCTTCCAGGCGCCTGTCAGTGGTTTGTACGTTTTTTTCTATGACATCGAGTGCTCGAAAACTAATGGAAACACATACGTAGAACTTGTCAGAGACGGAGCTCGAACAGGGGTCCAGGCGTATTGTCACGGACTCGGGGATTTCGATAACAGCGCCACCTTGGGAGTTTTGCATCTGGGTGCTGGAGACACGGTCTGGCTTAGATTGTACGATGTGGACAATAGAACATTTGGAGGAAAAACGCTCTTTTCTGGATTTTTACTTTGA
- the LOC128162767 gene encoding RING finger protein 207-like, protein MADSSPSEKNLETDITTTCPICFESFKTPRILPCMHTFCHNCLSSYILSTCKTKDSPVGFPCPLCRRFVPAPSFSVEVEKWTELIPVNKIIHTLSEKGDKLCDACTRADEEIEATEWCESCSELLCDSCVKYHKSAVSKNHSLIPIVTFKHVSEQNKKIESPYALCQEHNDRVKYLCVDHEELCCTKCVCTKHRKCTQIDGIEEAAENLRKSGKFATLSKEISKYEDTLVKTKSEGEDTIRYIDDTSDQIRKESTEFRDKIVNHVDALLEDHLSELAQNIKQNKDRVAKTVAAVSDRHLLMAQYLQTLRNIDQTPLSILVQDYLKIRRQFEHVTRSSPSKLRLNLHSHFSEDLPRILQVTKFSDIKAEIEYIPLRGIDFSCACMKMICDLTGSKGDITGGCFLQNGDIVLASNSSKELLHYRNYELVRKVTTGMQPRDVVQQTPLSILVSEHQGLNGNVGKFDFNAFKNVEEILLRDNIVYSLAVSSGFVYAACLYSILKLDSKGNVVQQYKVDECTYSVAINHKNEVISSSCDKHNVTVMDNSGKKMYLYTHEKLKYPYGLDVNFSGEIFVAGKHSNTIHVSTPTAELLKIYEIESPRCIKFKENSNICFVGSRKTKVYEFREDLQ, encoded by the coding sequence ATGGCCGACTCATCTCCGTCGGAGAAAAACCTTGAGACAGACATAACAACGACATGTCCGATCTGCTTCGAATCTTTCAAGACGCCAAGGATTCTGCCATGCATGCACACGTTTTGTCACAACTGTTTGTCGTCATATATTCTATCCACGTGCAAGACTAAGGACAGTCCGGTGGGATTTCCCTGCCCACTCTGCAGACGTTTTGTCCCCGCTCCGTCTTTTTCAGTCGAGGTTGAAAAATGGACGGAACTTATTCCTGTCAACAAAATAATTCATACTTTGAGTGAGAAAGGAGATAAATTGTGCGACGCCTGTACGCGAGCAGACGAGGAGATAGAGGCCACTGAGTGGTGTGAATCTTGCTCTGAATTGCTCTGTGATTCGTGTGTTAAATATCACAAAAGCGCAGTTTCTAAAAATCATAGTCTCATTCCTATTGTAACGTTCAAACATGTGTcggaacaaaacaaaaaaattgaatcccCGTATGCCCTCTGTCAGGAACACAACGATCGAGTAAAATATCTCTGTGTTGATCACGAGGAGTTATGCTGCACTAAGTGTGTGTGCACCAAGCACAGGAAATGCACACAGATTGATGGAATCGAAGAAGCTGCAGAAAACCTACGAAAGTCAGGGAAATTTGCAACTTTATCAAAGgaaatatctaaatatgaaGATACACTCGTGAAAACTAAGTCTGAGGGAGAGGACACCATTAGATACATTGATGATACATCAGACCAAATAAGAAAAGAGTCAACAGAGTTCAGAGATAAAATAGTGAATCATGTTGATGCTTTATTAGAAGACCATTTATCAGAGCTGgctcaaaatatcaaacaaaacaagGACAGGGTTGCAAAAACTGTTGCTGCTGTATCCGACCGCCATCTTCTGATGGCTCAGTACTTACAAACTCTAAGAAATATCGATCAAACACCTCTGTCAATTCTTGTTCAAGACTACCTTAAGATAAGAAGACAGTTTGAACACGTTACAAGATCGAGTCCGTCCAAATTAAGATTGAACTTGCACTCACATTTTTCTGAAGACTTACCAAGAATCCTGCAGGTCACAAAGTTTTCAGATATAAAGGCAGAGATAGAGTATATTCCACTAAGGGGCATTGATTTTAGTTGTGCCTGCATGAAAATGATTTGTGATCTAACTGGCTCAAAAGGTGATATAACTGGTGGATGCTTTTTACAAAATGGGGACATAGTTCTAGCTTCTAATAGTTCTAAGGAATTATTACATTACAGGAATTATGAGCTAGTACGAAAAGTTACCACTGGCATGCAACCACGAGATGTAGTTCAACAAACCCCTCTTTCCATTCTAGTTTCGGAACATCAGGGTTTAAATGGAAATGTTGGAAAATTTGActtcaatgcatttaaaaatgtgGAAGAGATACTTCTTAGAGACAACATTGTGTACAGTTTGGCGGTATCTTCAGGATTTGTGTATGCTGCTTGTTTATATTCAATATTGAAACTTGATTCAAAAGGAAACGTTGTTCAACAATATAAGGTTGATGAATGCACATATTCTGTGGCAATAAATCACAAGAATGAAGTAATCAGCTCTAGCTGTGACAAACACAATGTCACAGTCATGGATAATTCTGGAAAGAAAATGTACTTGTATACtcatgaaaaactaaaatatcCATATGGGCTGGATGTTAATTTTTCTGGGGAAATATTTGTAGCAGGCAAACACAGCAATACTATTCACGTGTCAACACCTACAGCTGAATTACTGAAGATTTACGAAATTGAGTCACCAAGGTGCatcaaatttaaagaaaattcaaacaTATGTTTTGTTGGGTCTAGGAAAACAAAAGTGTATGAATTTAGAGAAGATCTGCAATAG